The genome window ATCGTGACCTTTTCGGTTGGCAGGGCCTCGTAATAACAGCTTTAGCCGTAGGTATGTCTCTTTTCCATTTTTACACATCCGGTTTCGGGCTCCTCTTAGCAATGAAACAACGTTCTTTACACTTAGCTTTTGTTCTTGTTCTCGTCTATCTTTTGTACCCAGCTCGTGAAACAAGCAAGAAAGATGGCATTCCATGGTATGATTTCATACTTGCAGCAATGGCAGCTTTCTCAACTCTTTATCTCTTCGTTGAATTTGAAGAAATGGTAAATAGAGCAGGGTTGCCAACAACCATGGATATTATTGTTGGTTTTATGGGTATTATTCTGCTATTAGAAGCAACGCGCAGAGTGTCGAGTCCCATTTTGCCATGTATAGCCATATTCTTTCTTTTCTACTGTTATTTTGGACGCTATTTCCCTCAAATGTTCCAACACAGAGGTTTCAACATCCAAAGAATTATTAACCATATGTATTTAGGTACAGAGGGTGTATTTGGCATTCCTCTTGGTGTTTCTGCTACCTTTGTGTTCATGTTTATTCTTTTTGGTTCCGTTCTGGAACAAACGGGAATGGGCCGTTTTATTATTGACTTGGCTATGGCCCTTGCTGGAGGCGCAACAGGGGGCCCAGCTAAAGTTGCTGTGTTGAGTTCCGGTTTTATGGGCTCAATATCAGGGTCATCAGTCGCCAATGTATGTACTACGGGGATGTTTACCATTCCTCTTATGAAAAGTGTAGGATATAAACCTCATTTTGCAGGTGCCGTTGAAGCAGTAGCATCAACAGGAGGACAAATTATGCCTCCTGTTATGGGCGCAGCCGCCTTTATAATGGCCCAGTTCATGGGAGTTCCTTATGTTCATGTTGCTTTGGCCGCTGTGGTACCAGCCCTGTTATATTACTTTGCAGTTATGGTACAGGTACACCTTGAGGCTACACGTCTGGGTTTAACTGGATTACCTAGAGAAAAACTTCCTAAGCTTTTCAAATTGTTAAAAGCAAAGGGACATCTTTTATTGCCTCTTATAGCTATCGTCTATTTCTTGCTGTCAGGCTACACGCCTTTAAAGGCAGCGTATTATGGAATCATAATCAGTATTGCTGTTTCTTTCTTAAATAAAGAGACACGCCTTACGCCGCAAAAGCTCAAACTTGCTCTTGAAAGCGGAGCAAAAGGAGCACTGGGCGTAGCATGTGCTTGCGCTACAGTGGGAATTATTGTAGGAACAGCAACGTTAACTGGTTTGGGATTGCGAATAGCAAGTGCAATTGTAGCCATAGCCGGAGGAAAACTTCTTCCCACGTTGTTGCTAACCATGATTGCGTGTATCTTGCTTGGTGCAGGGCTTCCTACAACGGCAAACTTCATTGTTACAAGTACAATGGCTGCTCCAGCTCTTTTCCAGTTAGGTGTTCCTCCAATGGCAGCGTACATGTTTGTTCTCTACTTTGGTATTGCTGCGGATCTTAGCCCCCCTGTCGCACTCGCAGCTTATGCAGGTGCTGGAATTGCAGGAGCTGAACCAATGCGTACAGGAGTTACAGCTGTAAAACTGGCCTTAGCGGGTTTTATAGTTCCTTATATTTATGTGTTCAATCCAATGCTTGTGCTTGTCAATTTCAGCCCATTACCGTTTACTATGGCCATAATAACCGCTATTTTGGGCGTATTTTTACTTGGAATGAGCACTATTGGATATTACAAGGCTCCTATGGC of Aminobacterium sp. MB27-C1 contains these proteins:
- a CDS encoding TRAP transporter permease; translation: MGEVNNKQNVNTETAQNSEINLDELRRQFDTEARYRDLFGWQGLVITALAVGMSLFHFYTSGFGLLLAMKQRSLHLAFVLVLVYLLYPARETSKKDGIPWYDFILAAMAAFSTLYLFVEFEEMVNRAGLPTTMDIIVGFMGIILLLEATRRVSSPILPCIAIFFLFYCYFGRYFPQMFQHRGFNIQRIINHMYLGTEGVFGIPLGVSATFVFMFILFGSVLEQTGMGRFIIDLAMALAGGATGGPAKVAVLSSGFMGSISGSSVANVCTTGMFTIPLMKSVGYKPHFAGAVEAVASTGGQIMPPVMGAAAFIMAQFMGVPYVHVALAAVVPALLYYFAVMVQVHLEATRLGLTGLPREKLPKLFKLLKAKGHLLLPLIAIVYFLLSGYTPLKAAYYGIIISIAVSFLNKETRLTPQKLKLALESGAKGALGVACACATVGIIVGTATLTGLGLRIASAIVAIAGGKLLPTLLLTMIACILLGAGLPTTANFIVTSTMAAPALFQLGVPPMAAYMFVLYFGIAADLSPPVALAAYAGAGIAGAEPMRTGVTAVKLALAGFIVPYIYVFNPMLVLVNFSPLPFTMAIITAILGVFLLGMSTIGYYKAPMAWWKRIIALGGALGLLIPGWQTDLIGLIILIGIHILQKMEVKKKTGMVS